The DNA segment ATGAGAAAAAATGGTGAATCACTTTGTGCCTCTTGAATCGTCTAATAATAATGCTTTAAAGGGAGCTCAATGGCCAGAAAGCATCCATTCATCTGAACTCAATAATTGGGGAAAGCAGCATCTTATTGTCAGTCTTCGAAAGCAATATAACTAGAAATAACTTTCTAGATCTAGAACTATCCAAAGCCAAATTCAGAACTACACATGGATCGATAAAAAAATGTGGAGACCTAAAATCGATCACTTGATCAGAACTTCAAAGCCACATGTATTTCCACCAACCTCACTAGAAGAAATCCTAGTTGCAGCATTTAGAGGCAATATCCATTACAGATGCAAACATATACCCCTGGCATTGGATTGTAGAAAAGAATGCAATAACATGACTGAAAAGTTGGTTTGTGAACCTTTTCGCTCCTGGTAAgcatatgaaaaagaaaacaacttGATTCATGTAGTGATGCGAAGAAGAAACAGTTACCAACTTAATCCTCCCTCCCAACTCTTTCGTAGCTATATCTCAACTTCAGCATTACCACTATCAAATTCCACTTCCAAAACGAGAAAAGATGAAAAAAGGAATCGTAAACAACACCGATTCCTCACATGGTCTCTACCAAGAAACCGACAGACGACGAAAGAAAAAAGCTAACTAAAGCGCACAACCCTAAACGACTGAGACGGTGCTGGAACAGAAGGGGGGGGAGAGGGGGGAGGACCTTGAGATCGATGTTCGAGCGGGTGGCGAGACAGCGGCTGAACTCGGGGTCCTTCTGGATGGTCCGCCATTTCCCGGCGCCGTGCTTTTCTACCCCCGCGCGcagcgcctcctcctcctccgctgtcCACTTCTGCTTCGGAGCTCCCATCGCGTCCCCTCCTCctcttgcttcctcttcctcctcctcctcttgcttCCTCTCCTCACAACTCTCTTCCCCCGCTCCTCGCTTCTTCCTCTTTCTGTCTCCGAATCAAACCCcaattcttcctcttctcctcctcgaaACGAAACAGAGGAAAGAAGCAGCGTTTAGTTATTATGCTATTTTAATACCAATTATAATTACTGAACCTTTTTAAAACGGCGGGACCCACCGTAGCCAGACGAAATATAATTGGACGAAAGGTACGCGTCCTGTTTTTCGACGACAACACTCCACATAGAACAGCGTCTTATCATTGGAGTTCAATGCGGGTCCCACAAAGCTTCGCCATCTTAGCCCGATTGGCAAAGAGTCCGTCTCCTGGCTGGTGCCTTGGAGCGATACAGGTTGTTATCTGAACCCTGTGGAGTCGGCGGGGCTCGTGCAAATGGACGACCGAGATCTGAGGAAAGCAACAACAGACCGGTGGGTCCAATTCCGTAGATTGATGCCAGGTGGAATCCGTTTCATCGGACGGTTTGATAGGAGAATTGCACATTTCTTATCAAAGACGAATCGGAGCGGATCCTTGATATCAACGCAAGTCTATATGTGAGGTCTCATCTTCCTCCCAACACCTGTTTGATGATTTATCCTTCCTCCTCACCGTTGGGGCCGAAGCTCCAGTAATAGTCTGCTCTGTTTTCCTGAAAGCAGCTGCTTTGTTTGTAATTCTTAGCAGTGACCACATAGTTTCTTGTCATGGTTTGATGATATTGCTCTGGAGAAACTTTCAGCTCCATGCAGATGATCCTGTCAAAGAATGGTCTCAAACCTAAATCAACTGAAGATTATAACTCCCCTGTTTTGCTTACAGTCAAACTCCAATGCGGCCCAAAAACCAACATAGAACAAAGAAAACACTCTCTTGTGAACTGCAGCAAAGCCTTTAAACAAGAGAACACCTCTATAGTACTCCTACTTACGACCAGCTCTGTGCTATTCTCTAGAAGATTACTTTATAGCAGCCGGGCATATAACAGACAGAATAAACCTTCATCATGCCTGCCCAAAAATAGAGAGAACACTAGTGTTCCATATACagcttcttcttcatctctgCGCTTCTGCTGCTTCTGGTGAGCATGTGACTGTGGTTTGAATGCCTTGTCTACTAGTTTATAATCAGCAAGCTTTTCTTTGCCATCTATGATGTTAGCAGCAGTGAATGTCTTCGACAGTGTTGAATGATACCATGGAATGATTACATTCAGTCTTTGGCAACAATCTTTTAGCTTCTGAACAACTGGATCTGCAGAAGGTATGGCTCGTATCTACGTCATGTTTCTCTAGTTTGATAGAGATTTCACTTTTTGATTTGACACATAAATGGATTTTTGGAACTAATTTATATACACTTGATGATTCTGATATTTGCATCACGAAGAGCACATCATGGATAACTTGAGTTGGGAGAATCCGGTGGCTATCAGAACTAAGGTTTCTCTATGGAGCAATCACCATGACAATATCATAGACTCCAGTGAAGGCTACAACACCAGCTTCAAGGAGAAGTTGGAGCTCAACGAAGCTCTCCTCAGCTCAAGCTTAGAGCTACAGAGACTTCTGGCAGCACTCCAAACGAGTTCGAGTTTGGATAGAATCAGTGAGAGGGTGGAAATCTCTACTCCTAGTTTGGGTCTGGGTCTGCTGCAGAATCCAGTTGATTCTGTTCTCATGAGACCTGTAGTGGGTACTACTTTGTGGGAAGCTGCTTCTTCTCCACCCATTGGAGCATCTGAAGAGCTACATGTCATCAGCAACACTTTTGATGCCCAGGATGACCTTTCGGCTATCTTTTCCAGCTGCAAAAATGGTAATGGATCCTTGGATAGCCATCAAGCAAGTGTGACTTCACATTGTTCTTCAAGGAAACCAAGTAGCAAGAGAAAATTCGACGAGTTCACGAGAATAGGAGAGAACTACTACATCCGCAGTCTCCTTGAATCGAATTCTTCCAGTAAAGAGGGAGGTTTTCAGATTAGCTTCACGAGGGGACAGAAGCTGGGATTCGT comes from the Musa acuminata AAA Group cultivar baxijiao chromosome BXJ2-8, Cavendish_Baxijiao_AAA, whole genome shotgun sequence genome and includes:
- the LOC135620423 gene encoding transcription factor HEC3-like yields the protein MDNLSWENPVAIRTKVSLWSNHHDNIIDSSEGYNTSFKEKLELNEALLSSSLELQRLLAALQTSSSLDRISERVEISTPSLGLGLLQNPVDSVLMRPVVGTTLWEAASSPPIGASEELHVISNTFDAQDDLSAIFSSCKNGNGSLDSHQASVTSHCSSRKPSSKRKFDEFTRIGENYYIRSLLESNSSSKEGGFQISFTRGQKLGFVQEGDYEIDNEAIAQVKEMIYRAAALRPVSLVAEEAVEKPKRKNVRISSDPQTVAARQRRERISEKLRVLQRLVPGGSKMDTASMLDEAANYVKFLKSQVMALEAIDNSWYDPVSSTTAARTLSTASEPGFSHATFHLHPKP